CGATACTTAGCTTGACGATTACGATCTGCTTCCTGGTTGAATCGCTTGACTTCATACCCTTGGGCTGCAAAAGCTTGAACAACACGAATCCCAGCAAATACTTCAGTTAATAGCGCCGACAAATTGGAAACCTGATTTTGACTCTGGCGAGATAACACGAGTAATCGCTGACCAAATGCTCCAATCAACCAAGCCATGATTGGAGCCAAAAGCAAACCTGCTAGGGTGAGTTGCCAATTCAGGTAAAGCATGTAAATGGGAATCGCAATTACCTGCAAGAGATTGGAAAGAAACTGATGGGATAACTTTTCTACAATCTCGCCTACACGGTCGATATCTTCAGTCAGCCGATAGGTAAGATCCCCCGTCTGTGTGGTTTCAAAGTAATCCAATCCGAGTTTGTGCAAGTGAGCGTAAACCCGCTTACGCAACTCAAAAACCATATTCAGAGCAGCAGCGATCGTGAAGACATTCTGCCCGTATTGACAAAGCCCTCGCAGCAAAAATACCACAGTAGCTAGTCCCAGCCAGTAGGCAATCTGGTTAACATTTCCCTGACCGACAAAAAAAGCGACCTGACCTGCTAGATAGGGCAGTGCTACAGTGAGCAACACAAATCCTAAGATACAGGCGAATCCCCGAACTAACAGCGGCCATTGGGGCCACAGATAAGGTAACAGTTGCCAGTAGCTAGAGCGAACTTTCATAGTTTAATTCTTGATTGTTATCCTTATCTTCATGATTGAAATTTGGCAGCAGCACCTGAATTCTGACGAAATTTTTACTCAATTTCTCCTAAAGAAGCGAGCAAAAAGTGGGCTATTCTTTCAGATGCGCCGGGCGGGCCAAATCGCTCCGGGCCATTTTGCTGACACTTAGCTAGGTAGTCTGCATCTTGTAAAGTTTCAACTACTCTTTGAGCCGCTTGTTTGAGAGTCTGTGGGGTTGCTGGGCCTGTGCCGATGGTTTGGGCAGAAATGCCCAATAGCCGGGTTTGCGCTTCTGCAAATTGATAGGTAAATTGAGGCCCTTCTCCGGGAATTTGGATAATCGGTTTGCCGATCGCTACTGCTAAATCCACCGCCAATCCTGCCATACCAATGACGAGGTTAGAGTAATACAAGATATCGCTGAAGGCATCTGCATAACATCTCACTTCTACAAGCGGTGATTCCTCAGCAGAACTTCCAGAAGGGGAATAGGTAAGTACGCCTTGATGCAATTGCCAACCTTGAGTTTTAGCAATGTCGTCTAATTGTGCCATCAAACTTGGTACTAAGGCGGCGCGAAACTGAAATCCTGATTCAGGCATTACTTTGGCAATTTCTACCACCAGTTGCAACTGCAAACAGAAATTTCGCGCTGCTTCTGGCATCCGTGACCCTGGAAGGAGAGCGATCGCCGGAATGTCGGGTTTGAGGTGCAAGTCTTTACCAGTCGGGACGAGGCGATCTAAAGCTGGAATCCCGCCAAACTGCGCTTTAGCTATACCTTGGCGTTGAAGGTCAGTAGCCGTATAAGAATCTCTGGTGAAAACTGCCAGACATCGAGCAGAATTCAAATCGTGCCACAGTAGCGGATTGATCCGCAATCGCCCTTCATACAGCGCAGAAAGACAAGAGATAAATGAAACGAAAGGGCGCTTGGTTAAATAAGCAAATGTCTGGGAGACAAAATCCCCAGTAGCCATAATCAAATCGCAGTCGGGAGCATACTGCAACACCGCTTGTAACTGTCGCCACGTTAACCCAATCAACCCCGATTGAAAATCTTTGAGCAAATAGAGGCGCTTCATGTAAAAGAATCCGCCAGAGGGCATCGTTTGTGTCGGGCCAATGATGGGAATGTTTAAACTGCGGTAAGCTTTTCCTTCCCCTACAATCGGCATTGCTGCCATCTCCAGAGAAGGACTCAATTGTTGCAGGGTTTGAATAACATGAGAGGTGTGGTTATCCTCGCCATGTCCGTTACTAATAAACAAGATTCGCTTAGAAGGCATCTTAAGGTTTAGTTTGGTTTAAAATGCTTGCCTAGTGATATTTTTTGCATAAATACTTCGGTAGTCGCTAAAAATATTCTTTAAAAGCTCACGCAAAGGCCAGGCAGCGCGTTGCGGGGGTTTCCCGACTTGTTCGCTGGAGGCGTTCCCGCAGGGTAGCAACTGCCGTTGCAAAGAATAATTTGAAAATCACGACTTTTGCAAGAAGTATATTCTCTGTTCATTATTTGGGAACAGAAATAATTGCTCTTTTAACTCTACGCGATCGCTCTACCCCAAAAATAGCTTATAGGCTGGATTCTTGTTTTCGTCCCAATAGCGATAACCCAGTGTATCAAGAAATGCCTGCCATTCTGCCATCTCCTGCGGTGGAACCTGGATACCTACGACAATTCGCCCGTAATCTGCACCGTTATTGCGGTAGTGGAACATACTAATATTCCAGTTGGGACTCATAGAACCAACGAACTTCATTAACGCGCCAGGACGTTCGGGAAACTCAAAGCGGTAGAGTAATTCATTATGTGCTAAAGGAGAATGTCCGCCAACCATGTGGCGCAGATGTAATTTTGTGAGTTCGTCGTCGGTTAAGTCGATGGTTTGGAAACCGCAGCCTTCAAAGGTTTCTCGCATCTTGGTTGCATCGGCGCGGTTTTGAATTTGTACGCCGACGAAAATATGTGCTTCTTTTTCATCGGCAATGCGATAGTTAAATTCAGTTAGGTTACGCTTGCCGATACATTCACAAAATTTCCGCAGACTTCCCCGTTCTTCGGGAATCGCTACAGCAAAGATGGCTTCGCGGCGTTCGCCAAATTCGGCGCGTTCGGCGACAAAGCGCAGGCGGTCGAAGTTCATGTTAGCACCGCAGGCGACGGCAACTAAGGTTTGTCCCTCGATTTGCTCGCGTTCGGCGTAGGCTTTGGCAGCTGCGATCGCCAATGCTCCGGCAGGTTCTAAAATCGATCGCGTGTCTTCAAATACGTCTTTAATGGCGGCGCAGGTAGCATCGGTATCTACCAAAATGATTTCATCTACATATTGCTGGCACAAGTGAAAGGTTTCTTCCCCGACTTCCCGCACTGCTACGCCATCGGCAA
The genomic region above belongs to Calothrix sp. NIES-2098 and contains:
- a CDS encoding threonine dehydratase, which produces MYCDYLVQILTARVYDVAQETPLEYAPNLSRRLNNKLLLKREDMQSVFSFKLRGAYNKMINLPPDLLAQGVIAASAGNHAQGVALAASRLGTQAIIVMPVTTPQVKVDAVKARGGQVILHGNTYDDAYAYARQLEVEKGLTFIHPFDDPDVIAGQGTIGMEILRQYQQPIHAIFVAIGGGGLIAGIAAYVKRLRPEIKIIGVEPVDADAMNQSLKAGHRVRLSQVGLFADGVAVREVGEETFHLCQQYVDEIILVDTDATCAAIKDVFEDTRSILEPAGALAIAAAKAYAEREQIEGQTLVAVACGANMNFDRLRFVAERAEFGERREAIFAVAIPEERGSLRKFCECIGKRNLTEFNYRIADEKEAHIFVGVQIQNRADATKMRETFEGCGFQTIDLTDDELTKLHLRHMVGGHSPLAHNELLYRFEFPERPGALMKFVGSMSPNWNISMFHYRNNGADYGRIVVGIQVPPQEMAEWQAFLDTLGYRYWDENKNPAYKLFLG